DNA from Borreliella garinii:
ATAGCTCCGTCACTTCCCATGGAAATTATAATATTTTGAACTCCACTTTCTACAATATTTTTCCCAATTTTAATTAGTTCTTTTGTAGAATTTAATTTGGCATTAAAAAGATCCTCAAGTTCATAAATATTAGGTTTTATTAAAAAGGGATTTAATCTAAGAATTTTTTTTAAAGGTTTACCACTAGTATCAATTATAAGCTTAACATCATTAGAAATGGCGTTAGATATTTCATTGTATGCATTCTCACCAAGAGCTGCAGGAACGCTTCCCGACATCACCAATATACTATTATTTGTTAAACTTTTAAGCTTATCTTTTAAAAGATTAAATTCATTCTCAGAAATATCTGGAGAATTGGCATTAATTTCTGTTTCTCTGCCATTTGCTATCATTTTAATATTTAATCTTGTATCATATTTTATTTTAATAAAATCATTTTTTATACCCTTAGAATCAAGAGAAGATTTTATATAATCGCCCGTAAAACCCCCTAAAAATCCAAGAGCCGTACTGGACTTTCCTAAATTTTTAAGAACAGTGCTTACATTTATTCCCTTACCACCAGCAAAGAAATTGTTATTCAAAGCATAATTAAGACTTTCTTCCTGAAATTCTTTTAAAACTATTTTATAATCCACAGAAGGATTAAGTGTTAGAGTATATATCAAGATAATCTCCTTTAATTGATAAAATTAATTAAATAAATGTAAAATTTAATAAATATATATACACTATATAATATATAAAGGTAATTATTATGCAAAATTTATTTTCAAAAAACTTAATTGCTTTAAATTACAATGCAACTAGCAAAGAAGATGTAATTAGGAAAATGGCTAACATGCTCAATGAAAATGGATACTTAAACGACATGGAAGCATTTATAAAAGAAATTAAAAAAAGAGAAGAAATTAACGGAACAGGCATTGAAGAACACATAGCCATGCCCCATGCAAAAGGTGATTTCATTAAAAAACACGGAATTGCTATTTTAAGAGTTGATGGCAATGGATTTGATTTCAACTCTTCTGATCAAAAACTTTCAAAACTGTTTTTCATGATGGCTCTCCCCGAAGAAACTCCTAGTAATGCGCACATAAAAGCTATATCATATCTAAGTAACACTTTTAGTAACAACATATTAAGACATGAGCTTATGAGCACAAATAATGAGGATAGATTTTTAGAAATAATCATGAGTAATGATAACATAAATGAATCTAATAATTTAAATACAAAAAAAGATTTCATTCTTGCAGTAACAGCATGTCCTGTGGGAATAGCTCACACTTATATGGCAGCAGAAAGCCTTAAAAAAGCAGCTTTAGAATTAAACATAAACATAAAAGTAGAAACAAATGGATCTAGTGGAACTGAAAACCCAATAACAGAAGAAGAAATAAAAAACGCAAAAGGAATCATTATTGCATCTGGCAAGACTATCAACAAAGAAAGATTTATCGGAAAACCTTTAATCGAAGTAGGCGTAAAAGACGGCATACATAAAGCAAAAGGGCTTATTCAAACAATTCTTAAAAACGAAGCACAAATTTATAACAAAAGCAACGCAAACACAACTGCCAAAAAACCCAAACAAAACCAAAGAACAGGAATTTATAAACACCTAATGAATGGTGTCTCATTTATGCTTCCATTTGTAGTCTCAGGAGGAATAATAATAGCAATATCATTTATGTTTGGAATCAAAGCATTTGATATAAACGACCCAAGCTACAATAAAATAGCAGATATTCTAATGCAAATCGGCGGTGGAAGCGCATTTGCTTTAATGATCCCAATACTTGCTGGCTACATTTCATTTAGCATAGCAGAAAG
Protein-coding regions in this window:
- the pfkB gene encoding 1-phosphofructokinase, producing the protein MIYTLTLNPSVDYKIVLKEFQEESLNYALNNNFFAGGKGINVSTVLKNLGKSSTALGFLGGFTGDYIKSSLDSKGIKNDFIKIKYDTRLNIKMIANGRETEINANSPDISENEFNLLKDKLKSLTNNSILVMSGSVPAALGENAYNEISNAISNDVKLIIDTSGKPLKKILRLNPFLIKPNIYELEDLFNAKLNSTKELIKIGKNIVESGVQNIIISMGSDGAIFIGSENVAFRAFVPKISSASTIGAGDSVIAGFVYAFDNRNTLKDSFKFGVAAGTATALKGNLCEFQDVKKMLCEIRVEDVCIS
- a CDS encoding fructose-specific PTS transporter subunit EIIC, which gives rise to MQNLFSKNLIALNYNATSKEDVIRKMANMLNENGYLNDMEAFIKEIKKREEINGTGIEEHIAMPHAKGDFIKKHGIAILRVDGNGFDFNSSDQKLSKLFFMMALPEETPSNAHIKAISYLSNTFSNNILRHELMSTNNEDRFLEIIMSNDNINESNNLNTKKDFILAVTACPVGIAHTYMAAESLKKAALELNINIKVETNGSSGTENPITEEEIKNAKGIIIASGKTINKERFIGKPLIEVGVKDGIHKAKGLIQTILKNEAQIYNKSNANTTAKKPKQNQRTGIYKHLMNGVSFMLPFVVSGGIIIAISFMFGIKAFDINDPSYNKIADILMQIGGGSAFALMIPILAGYISFSIAERPGLAPGMITGLMMSNGNAGFLGGILAGFISGYITLIVKKISDKIIPSNLRGINPVLTYPFLSVIISGILIYVTLSPISFINESITNMLNQLSGTNMAILGALLGGMMAIDMGGPVNKAAYAFGIAMITAKNYIPHASIMAGGMIPPIGIAIATSLFKNRFSKEERESGKVCYFLGACFITEGVIPFAASDPLRVIPACILGSSLGGFISALFKVEVIAPHGGIFILPIVANPLMWIISILAGSIITAILIGFLKKRI